Proteins encoded in a region of the Vicia villosa cultivar HV-30 ecotype Madison, WI linkage group LG5, Vvil1.0, whole genome shotgun sequence genome:
- the LOC131606517 gene encoding non-specific lipid-transfer protein 1-like — MGNFKLACVVMMLITLLYAQNGAAVSCGQVTSSLVPCMGYVQNGGAVSPRCCYGIRGLVNGARTTADRRAACSCLKSAAASLKRINVGYAAALPGKCGVNIPYKISASTNCASIR, encoded by the exons ATGGGCAACTTCAAGTTAGCATGTGTTGTTATGATGTTGATCACTTTGCTGTATGCACAAAATGGTGCTGCAGTTTCATGTGGACAAGTCACTAGTAGCCTTGTGCCATGCATGGGTTATGTTCAGAATGGTGGTGCTGTTTCGCCGCGTTGTTGCTATGGCATTAGAGGGTTAGTTAATGGGGCTAGGACTACGGCTGACCGTCGTGCCGCTTGCTCTTGCTTGAAGTCAGCTGCTGCTTCTCTCAAAAGAATCAATGTAGGCTATGCTGCTGCACTCCCCGGCAAATGTGGGGTTAATATCCCTTACAAGATCAGTGCTTCCACCAACTGTGCTAG TATTAGGTAA